From one Chiloscyllium plagiosum isolate BGI_BamShark_2017 chromosome 24, ASM401019v2, whole genome shotgun sequence genomic stretch:
- the ccdc160 gene encoding coiled-coil domain-containing protein 160 homolog: protein MEEQHWVEALFPPHFNVQDIIGKGVTSELVLVSENFAVRRVKRIKTIYQQKIENFQQEQKFKRKAYSSGWTASVTDTQTPIEDLKLQICGNSHAGMFKSDKSDRNAENIIDGMEEQCIWNTEELTTLHEMKCRKDTKQQHLKAQLALVHFQAEELKARNKKLTVCLEIKETELHKTKLDLQNNALYLRQTMQESVKKDLQIRGLKEDLQEKIVTMHNLSSQLQWNRLETQDHHLEKEKLISNWKQVELEHQLEKVCLLERWKEKSSLELKKRQTELDTVKTELKKERCQHAQNKQALELLRKHCSSLPSLDLAQNFKVDFLNK from the coding sequence ATGGAAGAACAACATTGGGTTGAAGCATTATTTCCTCCACATTTCAATGTGCAAGATATTATTGGGAAGGGTGTTACTTCGGAGCTGGTACTCGTTTCTGAAAACTTCGCAGTCAGGAGAGTCAAAAGAATTAAAACCATTTatcagcagaaaattgagaattttcaacaagagcagaaatttaaaagaaaagcttACAGTTCAGGATGGACTGCATCAGTAACAGATACTCAAACTCCCATTGAAGACCTGAAATTACAGATCTGTGGAAACAGTCATGCTGGCATGTTTAAATCAGACAAATCAGATAGAAATGCTGAGAATATTATTGATGGAATGGAAGAGCAGTGTATCTGGAACACTGAGGAACTAACAACTTTACATGAAATGAAGTGTAGAAAAGACACTaagcaacaacatttaaaagcacagCTGGCACTTGTGCATTTTCAGGCAGAAGAGCTGAAGGCACGCAACAAGAAATTAACTGTCTGCCTGGAAATCAAAGAGACCGAACTTCATAAGACTAAACTAGATTTACAGAACAATGCCTTATACCTAAGACAAACCATGCAAGAAAGTGTTAAAAAGGATTTGCAAATTCGAGGTCttaaagaagatttacaagaaaagATAGTGACCATGCATAACCTGAGCTCCCAACTGCAATGGAACAGGCTGGAGACACAGGATCACCACCTTGAAAAGGAGAAACTCATCTCCAATTGGAAACAGGTGGAACTGGAGCATCAGTTGGAAAAGGTCTGTTTGCTGGAAAGGTGGAAAGAAAAGTCAAGCTTAGAACTGAAGAAACGacaaacagaactggacacagtaaagACTGAACTGAAAAAGGAGAGATGTCAACATGCTCAAAATAAGCAAGCTCTGGAATTGTTGCGCAAGCATTGCTCTAGTTTACCATCGTTGGACCTAGCTCAAAACTTTAAAGTTGACTTTTTAAATAAGTGA